Proteins encoded by one window of Nitrospira sp.:
- a CDS encoding marine proteobacterial sortase target protein, producing MTRHLFLRTTLALFLSLGAGSLSLAPACGNELEQPDQTISLNDVKGGRLLFKTNQPGRFLPAPTLKTDVRISVTGLIARATVSQEFLNPSLEENAWAEGVYVFPLPDRAAVDHLRMKIGERVIEGQIKEKAEAKKVYEQAKQEGKRASLVEQERPNIFTTSVANIGPGERVTVEIEYQETIRYDQGAFSLRFPMVVGPRYIPGTPVVMEDQQPGNGWSLDTDRVPDASRITPPVQHPAHSQISSINPVSLNIDLVPGFSLGKLESPYHQILAIAEPDGRQHITLREDTVPADRDFVLTWNPATGQAPTLSVFREQRGDDQYAFLMAMPPIGSDRSPTAVARETIFVIDTSGSMSGTSIEQAKAALLLALNRLTTQDRFNVIQFNSVTHVLFSQAQPVKPDTLRKAMHYVDNLKANGGTEILPALKMALKGSAPASHLRQIIFLTDGQVGNEDELFEVIRAQLGTSRLFTIGIGSAPNSHFMRKAAEFGRGTFTHIGSTSEVKAQMDAIFRKLERPALTDLHIEGLDGQIEMFPARIPDLYEGEPVVVVLKGAALPETVTIQGMIGSAPWTTPIMLKHRDSREGLSVYWARQKIATLMDQQRYGQDKAATKQAVIDMALLHHLVSKYTSLVAVDVTPVRPADKLLQTHAMKTNLPDGQDSQAIFGLPQTATSGQLQILLGLATLLAAWLMWNLRGRIA from the coding sequence ATGACCAGACATCTCTTCCTTCGCACTACACTCGCCCTCTTCCTCTCGCTGGGTGCCGGCAGCCTGTCGCTGGCACCGGCCTGCGGGAACGAACTGGAACAACCGGACCAGACGATCTCCTTAAATGACGTGAAAGGCGGCAGACTGCTCTTCAAGACGAATCAGCCCGGCCGCTTTCTCCCGGCCCCCACCCTCAAGACCGACGTCCGCATCTCCGTCACCGGTCTCATCGCCCGCGCCACAGTGTCACAAGAATTCCTGAATCCGAGTCTGGAGGAAAACGCCTGGGCAGAAGGGGTCTATGTGTTCCCGCTGCCGGACCGCGCCGCGGTCGATCATCTCCGCATGAAAATCGGCGAGCGGGTCATCGAAGGCCAGATCAAGGAAAAGGCGGAAGCGAAGAAGGTCTACGAACAGGCGAAGCAGGAAGGGAAGCGCGCAAGTCTCGTCGAACAGGAACGGCCGAATATCTTCACGACCTCTGTGGCCAACATCGGCCCCGGCGAGCGCGTCACCGTCGAAATCGAATATCAGGAAACCATCCGCTACGACCAGGGCGCGTTCTCGCTGCGATTCCCCATGGTCGTCGGCCCGCGCTATATCCCCGGCACGCCGGTCGTGATGGAAGATCAGCAGCCCGGCAACGGCTGGTCGCTGGATACAGATCGCGTGCCGGATGCGTCACGGATTACTCCGCCGGTGCAGCATCCAGCCCACAGTCAGATCAGTTCGATCAACCCGGTCAGCTTGAACATCGATCTCGTTCCTGGATTCTCACTCGGCAAGCTGGAGTCGCCCTATCACCAGATTCTCGCCATCGCCGAACCGGATGGCCGGCAGCACATCACGCTGCGTGAAGACACCGTCCCGGCTGATCGTGATTTCGTCCTGACCTGGAACCCAGCCACGGGTCAGGCGCCCACCCTCTCGGTCTTTCGGGAACAGCGCGGCGATGACCAGTATGCGTTCCTGATGGCGATGCCCCCGATTGGTTCAGATCGCTCGCCGACAGCCGTGGCCCGCGAAACGATCTTCGTCATCGACACCTCCGGATCCATGTCCGGCACCTCGATTGAGCAGGCCAAGGCCGCGCTGCTGCTCGCCTTGAATCGCCTGACTACGCAGGATCGCTTCAACGTGATTCAGTTCAACAGCGTCACGCATGTGCTGTTTTCCCAGGCCCAACCGGTGAAACCGGACACGCTGCGCAAAGCCATGCACTATGTCGACAACCTCAAAGCCAACGGCGGAACGGAAATCCTCCCGGCGCTGAAGATGGCCTTGAAAGGCAGCGCCCCGGCCTCGCACCTGCGCCAGATCATCTTTCTGACGGACGGCCAGGTCGGCAATGAAGATGAGTTGTTCGAGGTTATCCGCGCGCAACTGGGCACGAGCCGCCTCTTCACCATCGGCATCGGCTCCGCGCCGAACAGCCACTTCATGCGGAAGGCGGCGGAGTTCGGACGCGGGACCTTTACCCACATCGGCAGCACCAGTGAAGTGAAAGCCCAGATGGATGCGATCTTCCGCAAGCTGGAACGGCCTGCACTGACGGATCTCCACATCGAGGGATTGGACGGTCAGATCGAGATGTTTCCCGCGCGTATTCCAGATCTCTACGAGGGCGAGCCGGTGGTCGTTGTCCTTAAAGGCGCTGCGCTTCCGGAGACCGTCACGATCCAGGGCATGATCGGGTCCGCTCCATGGACGACGCCGATCATGCTGAAACATCGGGACAGTCGTGAAGGCTTGTCCGTCTACTGGGCGAGGCAGAAGATCGCCACCCTCATGGATCAGCAGCGCTACGGCCAGGACAAGGCTGCGACGAAACAGGCGGTGATTGATATGGCTCTGCTCCATCATCTCGTCAGCAAGTACACCAGCCTGGTCGCCGTGGATGTCACGCCGGTGCGCCCGGCCGACAAGCTGCTCCAGACCCATGCGATGAAAACGAATCTGCCGGACGGGCAGGACTCTCAGGCCATCTTCGGCCTCCCCCAGACGGCCACGAGTGGGCAGCTGCAGATTCTGCTGGGCCTCGCCACGCTGCTGGCGGCCTGGTTGATGTGGAACTTGCGGGGTCGAATCGCATG
- a CDS encoding OmpA family protein — MQKGPSQVSSGNISPAVMGPQKDTKDIVILSSLVLLLAGLSAVAWIYTETKDPKALTSPTDKVESARVSEILKKASGLSQAEASISHSTPVTAPVSSVADIIHSDVYFEVGRKGLTDEAKAQLAAQADLLKQNQDYAVLIQGYTDQQGSATYNKKLGMKRAETVKQELLNGGVAEHQMKVVSLGEDGVLCIDNSDICRHLNRRVHLDIRKIGQEHLVIPAVANTTAIDPADSSIEQQASGLDGSSTGNGSPSSSGPAVTTFDPASGS, encoded by the coding sequence ATGCAGAAAGGTCCATCCCAGGTTTCGTCAGGCAACATCAGCCCCGCCGTCATGGGGCCGCAGAAAGACACCAAAGACATCGTCATCCTCTCCAGCCTCGTCTTGCTCCTGGCTGGCCTCTCGGCCGTGGCCTGGATCTATACCGAAACGAAAGATCCAAAGGCCCTCACCTCCCCAACAGACAAGGTTGAGTCGGCCAGGGTGTCGGAGATCCTCAAGAAGGCCAGCGGGCTCTCCCAGGCCGAAGCCTCCATCTCCCACTCCACCCCGGTGACCGCCCCGGTCTCGTCGGTGGCCGACATCATTCACAGCGACGTCTACTTCGAAGTAGGCCGCAAGGGTCTGACGGATGAAGCCAAGGCACAGTTGGCCGCCCAGGCCGACCTGCTCAAGCAGAACCAGGACTATGCCGTCTTGATCCAGGGCTATACCGACCAACAGGGGTCGGCCACCTACAACAAGAAGCTGGGGATGAAGCGGGCCGAAACCGTGAAGCAGGAGCTGCTGAACGGCGGGGTGGCCGAGCACCAGATGAAAGTCGTCAGCCTCGGTGAGGACGGCGTGCTCTGCATCGACAACAGCGACATCTGCCGGCACCTCAATCGCCGGGTGCACCTGGACATCCGCAAGATCGGCCAGGAGCACCTGGTGATCCCGGCAGTCGCCAACACCACAGCCATCGACCCGGCCGATTCGAGCATCGAGCAACAGGCCTCGGGCCTGGACGGTAGCTCGACCGGCAATGGCTCGCCCTCCTCGTCCGGTCCGGCTGTCACCACGTTCGACCCGGCATCGGGCAGCTAG